The sequence GCCGGTAAGATTTAAGACCCGATAGCCCCTTGGGGTAAGAATCCGCTCGGCAAAGTAGCCTCTTAACCCCACTTCGCAGTAGACAACAATAAGCTTTGCGGGGTCCAGTTCCTGGAGACGTTGGCGAAGATCATCCACGGGAATATTTATAGCTCCTTCCACATGACCCTTGGCAAATTCAATTTTAGTCCGGACATCAACAAAGATATACTCCTCCTCGATCTTGTTCAGATCATCCCATACCAGCATATGAGCTTGGCCGGTTAAGACATTCTGAGCCACATACCCGGCCATATTCACAGGGTCTTTGGCTGAGGAGAAGGGCGGTGCATAGGCCAACTCCAGCTCGGTCAGGTCCTCGACGGTACCCCCAAGACGGATGACTGTGGCGATAACATCAATGCGCTTATCGACGCCATCCCTGCCGATGCCCTGGGCACCGAAAATCCTCCCATCGGCACCGAAGATGAGCTTCAGGGTCAGCGGATAAGCGTTGGGATAATAGGAAGCATGAGAAACAGGATGAATATGGATGACATGATAAGGCAGATTTGCCCGTTGCAGTGTTCTCTCATTAGCACCGGTACTGGCGGCAGTGAGTTCAAAAATCTTGATGATGGAAGTTCCCTGGGTGCCCTTGTAGGTTGAATTTAAGCCGGCGATGTTATCTGCTGCAATGCGGCCTTGCTTGTTGGCCGGGCCGGCCAGAGGAATGGCCGTTTTCGTCTTGGTTATATAGTCCAGAACCTCCACAGCATCTCCTGCAGCATAGACATGGGGAAGATTCGTTTCCATATGTTCATTAACGATCAGATGACCTTTGGGCCCCAGCTCTAAACCGCTTTCTTTGAGGAATCCTGTATCAGGGATGACGCCGATGGCCAAGATGATCAGATCTCCCTGGAGCTTCGTATTGCTGGCCAGAGTCACTTCAACCTGGTTATCCAGATCTTGAAAAGACTTCACGCCATCGTTCAAGATAAGGCGAATTCCGTTGGCCACCAGTTTTTTCTCGGCAAGAACCACCATATCTGTATCAAAGGGGGCGAGGATATGGGGAGCGGCTTCGACAAGAGTTACATTCAATCCCCGTTCCCTGAGGTTTTCAGCCATTTCAACTCCTACAAAACCACCGCCAATGATAATGGCGCTCTGCACGCCTTTCTGATCCACCAGGCCTTTGATAGCATCCGTATCGGGGATATTGCGGAGAGTGAGGATATTTTTGCTGTCGATGCCGGGAATATTAGGCCACAAAGCCTTAGCGCCGGGGGAAAGAATGATGGCATCGTAACTCTCTTCATAGGTTCCTCTGGACTGACTTTTGACGAGAACTTTCTTGTTATCGGCATCGAGCTGGATGACTTCACTGCGAATCCGCACATCAATGTTAAAGCGGGCCTGCATATCTTCCGGGGTCTGAACCATTAATCGCTCCCGTTTCGTAATCGCTCCACCGATATAGTAGGGTAATCCGCAATTGGCAAAAGATATGTAGTCATCACGTTCAAAGAGGATGATTTCCGCATCTTCATCCAGACGTCTTAGCCGCGCCGCTGCAGAGGCTCCTCCGGCCACTCCGCCGACAATAAGTACCTTTTTCTTCATGTTGGCCAACCCTTTCTTTCACACTTCTTGAAGGACATCGCTGACAAGTTGGGTGATTCTTCTGTTCTTTATTTTGTAATAGATTTCCAGACCATTTCTGCGGTATTCCACGATGCCGGCGGAACGCAATTTCTGTAAATGCTGGGATATGGTGGACTGAGGAGTATTGAGACAAGTATGCATGGTGGTTACATTGCACTCCTCCATTTCCAGCAACCTGCTCACAATACAAAGTCTTACCGGATGAGCTAAAACTTTAAGCAATTCAGCGACCTCATTGTATTTTGCGTAACCATGATCCAAAGAGATACCGCCCTTCTGTATGCTAAGACTTTTTTTAATTTTGTAGTATCATTATATTCATATAATACGATATAATGAAAGCAAGTCATTGTCAATTGCTTTTTGGAGCGTTGTTTTCCCGCATTCCTATTGATCTGGTCTAAATAGAAAAGGAAATCCTTGCTCAGTGTCGAAATAGGCAACAGCAAGTGCAAGTAAATTGAGGAGGGTGATAAATGGGAGGTAAAACTAAAGGTATCGTTGAGGAATTAATCGAAACCTTCAGCTTTGCTCAAGAGTTATCCTATAAGCAGATTGAGGCCTTGGTGGAACATTCAACTATTCAAGAAGTCCCTGCCGGTACCATCATTGCGGAAAAGGGTTCCTATTGCCACGGCTTGGCTTTACTTTTATCCGGAGAGCTGAGGGTGGCTATGAATTCGGAGGACGGGCGGGAAGTAACCATTTATCATATCTTTAAGGGCCGGATTTGTCCTCTGTCGGCGGCCTGTGTGTTAGGAGATTTTAAAGGCAACACGGTCACAGTTACAGCTGAGACTGATGTTAAGGTCGTTTGGGTATCCCGCAGGTTTTTCGCACGGTCTTTTGCCGAATCGGAACCCTTTTATCGGTTTGTGATCAACGATATATCCAATCGGCTTTTCGAGGCGACCGAGGTGGTGGACAGTATTGCCTTTGTGCCGGTAAGAAAACGGCTGGCTCAGCTCCTGTTCTCCAGCAGTAATAGTGGCCGCTCTCCCGTTTATATGACCCATGAGGGCTTTGCCCGGGAGCTGGGTACAGCACGGGAAGTTATTAGCCGGGAACTGAAAGGGTTTGAGCGGCTGGGTATTTTAACCTTATCACGGGGGCGCCTGGATATTAAGGAGCCTAAAGAATTAGAAAAGCTCATTCAATAGCAGCTGGCATAGTTTTAATAAAGCTTAGAAAAAGTGAAGGCAAGCATAGCATAGCTTGCTCTTCGCTTTTTTTGATCAGCTGCCAGGTGGCCTTGTCAATAAGCCTGTGGAAGGATGCTTTTCACATTTTCTTCACAAGTGTACTTTAGTCACAGATGAAGTAAAGGAAGTTATGTTAGGATAAGGATGAGAGTTGTGATAAATGTTACATAATCTGAGCAAAGGGCAGAGGGATGGACCAGTATAGAGCACAATCTGTATCTCAGCTGCTCTGTATCCCGGCAGAAAATGAACCAAGGCACTGCTCGTTTTATGAATGTGAACATTATCACAATTATCGAGACATTAAAAAGGAGGGGGAGCCAATGAAACATCGGATTCGATTCAAGACTCTGCTGGGAGTGTCGTTGCTTGCGTTTGCTTTGGCAGGATGTGCCAATACAAGTCCGGCGACTGTGGTTGGACCGGGCACTAGTGAAGCACCCTTGGTGGAGCAGTTTGAATCCGTCAGGCAAGTTGTGGATGAATTTCTTGCCGGGGATAAAGTCGCCGCCATGACGCCTGAGGAGCTTTATCAGATTGTCCGGGAGGGTAATGGTCATTACTTGTTAGTGGATATAAGAGCTAATCAGGATTTCGTCAGCAGCAATATCCCAGGTTCAGTCAGCATACCTTACGCTCAAACCTCTAGCCCGGAAAGGCTGGAGAGCTTGCCTAAAGACAAAACCATGGTGGTTATTGACTATAACGGCCATCTGGCGGCCCAAACGGCAGCCACCTGGAATCAATTGGGATATCAGACGGTACCGCTTCTCTATGGCATGCAAAGCTGGACACAAGAAGCATCACCTACCGGTTATGAGGCATTTCCTACCCAACCTCTCAATAACACCTTGGTTACAGACATGACAACAGTAACCCTTGCAGAGAATACCCTTCCGGAAATTAAGTACCCTGAGGGGAAAACCCAGGAGTATATCGCTCACACCACCAGAACCTATCTGGATCGGAATTATAAAGGAGTCATTACTGCGGAAGAACTTGACAGCGAGCTGCAGCAAGGGTCTGCAGACCACTATCTTTTGGTGGACATTCGTGAACCGAAGCATTACCAGCAGGGGCATCTTGAAGGAGCCGTCAATATTCCGCTGGGCCAATTGGCCGATTCGGATAAGGTTAAGAGCTACTCACCGGATCAACGGATTGTTTTGATCGGCTATGACGGTATGGATGCCAGCCAGGGGGCCCGGAGCCTGGTCACCTTGGGATATGATTGTGTGGCTCTGAAGTATGGAATGAGCTATTGGAGTGCTCAGGAGGCCGCCACGGGAGCGGTTCCGGTGCACAGCCTTGTTAAGGAATATTACCAATTAACTCCGTTGAACTATCTCCCACCGAGTACAGGTGCGGCAGGTTGTGGTTGATGAATTACGGACAAGGAGGGAAGGTTATGCAGCCAATATCACGTCGGTCGTTCTTAAAACTTGCTGCTGCGACCACGACAGCCGTTGCTCTGCCCCAAGCATTAAAGATGGATTTCCAAGCTTTTGCCGAAGAGGCTAAGCATGCAGAGGTCACACGGGTTCCATCCCTTTGCAATGGCTGTTCCAGCTACTGTGGAGTATGGGCTTATGTGAAAAACGGCAGGTTGTGGAAGATTGAAGGCAATGATATTCATATGAAATCCAGAGGCCATATCTGTGCGCGGGGGCATGGAATTGCTCAGAATGTGTATAACCCTGGACGGGTGACTCAGCCTATGAAGCGTGTGGATGACAAAAACAATTTCCAACCCATGACCTGGGAGGAGGCTTTCCAAGAGGTGGGGGCCAAGATGAAAGCCATCGTCGAAGAGCATGGCGGCGATAAAATGGTCTGGGCCTGCCATGGGGGTAAGGAGAGCTATGCCCAGCAATTCATGGATATCATTGGTTCTTCTACCTATATAACTCATTATGCTACCTGCTTTTCAGCAAAAACCAACATCTGGCAGAACATGGTGGGCGGTATGTTTAATCCGGACTTTGATCAAGCCAAAACCATGCTCTTTGCAGGAAGAAACTATGCCGGGGGAATTATTCCCGCCGCTATGAAACGGATCACGGAAGCCAAAGCCCAAGGGGCGAAAATCATCGTTGTGGATCCCCGCTTCTGTGAATTGGCGACTATCGCCGACGAATGGATTCCTATTCGGCCTGGGACAGACTTAGCTTTCTTTTTAGGAATCGCCCACACATTAATTACCGAAAAACTCTATGATCAGAGCTTTATGGAGCAATATGTTTATGGCTTTGACGAATTCTGGATGCATAATAAGGACTTCAACGCCGATCAGGCAGCCACGATCTGCGGTATCGCCGCCGATAAGATTCGTGAAGTGGCCAGAGAATTGGCCGGAAGTGCTCCCCAGGCCTTCCTGGATCCCGGCTATCACGGATTAGCCGCCCATTACCAGAACTCCAATGAGACCATGATGCTCAATATTATTATCAATGCTCTGCTGGGCAACTTCTGGAAAGCCGGCGGACTGTTTCCAGCCGCCAGCACAACCTTTGGCCATCCCGAAGCCACCTATTACGGACCTGTCGCCGCTAAAGGAATCCGCGCCGACGGAGCCGGTGAGGTAGGAGAATACCCCTTAGTGGAACCTTCCCGGGGGATTCCGCAAAGAATTCCCGACATGATTGAAAAAGGCAGAGCCAGAATGGTGTTCTTTTATTCCTACAATCCTTTGCGCTCAGCTCCTGAACCGGAATACCAAAAGAAGATTAAAAATGCGGATTTAGTGGTGAGCATTCCCTATGACTGGAATGAAACTTCTCTCTACGCCGCCCATTATATTTTGCCTGAGAACCACTATTTGGAACGGACGGAACATCCCAAGGTCATTAATGGCAATATCTATTGGCCGGCGACTCAAGTGGCTACCCGGTTTAAAGCTCTGGAGAGCACCACTTCAAGCCTTGACCTGTTGGATATTATGAAAGGCTTGACCAAGGCTTATGGAATCGAAAACCTCTACGGCTATACCGTGGAGGAAGAATTGGAAGTGGCTCTGGGCCCCATCGGAGTCAGTGTGGATGAACTGCGGGAAAAGGGCTGCATAGAGCTTATGCCCTCAGTACTGCCTAAAGAGAAAGGGCTAACCTTTGGCACCTTTACCGGAAAAATAGAATTCTCCATAGGAGCCTGGAGAAAGGAAGGCTATCTGGGCGTACCCACTTGGGTGCCTCCTTTAGTGGAGCCGGCGGGAGTCAACGAGTTTCGTTTGATTCATGGCAAGCAGCCCTGGCATTCCCACATCATGACCACCAATAACCCATATTTAATGGCCATTACCGAAGAGAAAAAGGGCACTTATATGTGGATAAACAGTTCCCGAGCCGGTGAGTTAGGTATCCAGGAGGGGGATTGGGTTACGGTGTCCAGTGACATAACCTCCAAACAGGTACAGGCCCATATAACGGAAGGCCTTCATCCCGAATGTGTTTGGCTGCCCTCAACCTATGGAACGTTCTCTGAAAAACTGGAACTTGGCTACGGCCAAGGTGTGAATTATAACGATTTTATTCCTGCCCGAATCGATAAGAAGACAGGTCATGTCATGGGGCAGGAATGCATCGTAACCATTACAAAGGGGGGGAAATGATGGCTGACTATGTAATGTTCATTGACCCCAACCGATGCACAGGCTGCAATGCGTGCCGAATCGCCTGCCAGACCCAGTGGGGGTTAGCGCCGACCATGAATTTTAACAGCCTTATCGAACAGGAGACAGGGAAATATCCCAAGGTGCAGCGGCTGATTACTCCCGTTCAATGTCAGCATTGCGACGACGCTCCTTGTCAAACGGTTTGCCCAACAGGAGCGACCTATAAGAGAGAAGATGGAATTGTTCTAATCGATGCCCAAAAGTGCATTGGCTGTAAATATTGTATGGTGGCCTGCCCTTATAATGCCCGGGTCATCAATGAGCACGGAGTGCCGGAGAAATGCCGCTTTTGTGCCGAGTATGTGGTCAATGGGGGAACACCGGCCTGCGTATCCACTTGTATGAATGATGTGCGCGTTTTTGGTGATTTGGATGATCCCAGCAGCCCCCTTCATGAACTGCTTAAGAACCAAGACCTTATCCAGCTTCGGGCTGATCTCCATACCAAGCCGAGAATCTACTATGCCAAGAGTAAACGTATTTAAGGAGGTGAGCCCATGGAAAAAAGAAAGTATCGGCGAAGTATTTGGACCTATGTGTCTCTTCTTTTGTTGGCCTTTGCCGTGGCGGGATCCATCAATAAGTACCTGATCAGCGGGGAACATGCCTTTGGCGTCAGCCCGGACGTTCCCTGGGGAGCCTTGATTTCCGGCTATGTCTTCTTTGCCGTGGCTGCTACCGGGACAGGGCTGGTGGGTTCCTTAGGCCATGTCTTCCGCATCAGGAAATTCGAAGTTCTATCCAAGCGCGCTCTGCTGGCCTCCATACTCCTGCTGCTTGCTGCTTTCATCGTGCTGGCCGTGGAGCTGTCCAATCCCTTTAAGATGGTTTACCTCCTGCTTTCCCCTAATTTGTCCAGCCCAATTCTTTGGATGGGAGTCTTTTATGGGTTCTACCTGGTGCTGCTGTTCGGTGAGTTCTTTTTTACCATGAAAGACAATCACAAGGCCGCTACAGGGATTGCCTATGTGTCCTTGGTTGTTAAATTATCCGCCATCATCAATTTAGGCAGAGTGTTTGGTTTCACTACCACCCGCAGCTTTTGGGACGGGTATTATTATCCGGCGTATATGGTCGTCTCGGCGGTGGTCTCCGGTGCAGCCGTGCTCACCATCATTCATTATCTGTCCGGGAAAGAATCCCTGGGTTCCTCACAAAACGCTCAGGGAAAAGACCTTGCCCGCACACTTAGTCAGATCTTAGCCGGTGGGTTGCTTGTCTTTGCACTCTTCCAGGCCATCAAGGTAGGGACATCACTGGGCAGCGGCAACCAGGCAGTGGCTCAGGCCGCTCAAGCCTTGATATCCGGTCCAATGGCAGTACCTTTCTGGCTGATGGAAGTCTTGGTGGGAATTGTGGCTCCCTTGCTGATTCTCTATCGATCTAAATTCTCATCACCGGGGCTATCCTTCTGGGCCGGAATCCTGACCATGCTTGGCCTGCTCTTTTCCAGACTGGACTTTGTCTACGCCGGTCAAGTGGTGCCCTTGCAAATTACCGATGCAGCGGCCAAGGCTGTGCATGTGTTCAATGCTTATGCACCGACCTGGAGTGAATGGTCGCTAATTATGGGGGCTGTAGGCTTGATTATCCTGGTGTTCGATTATGCCGAAAGCAAACTTTCTCTGGATTCTCATTATTAAACGGGAATGAAGGTGTAACTATGAATAACACCTGTGCCTCCCGGCAGGCCTTACAGAATTTGCTGCAGCTTTTGGCAGAGTTTTTTGCCTTCCCTGATGAGGAGTTCTGTGCAGCGGTCCGCACGGGGCTTGTCGATCTGCAGGTAAAAGAACTAAGTCAAGGAGCAGGGTTACCCCGAGAAAGCGAATTTAAGAAGGATGCTCTGACCTATGGAGAGTGGGTGACTGCTTACAATCACTGCTTTTTAGGAGTCCAGAAGCCCTTTGCCCCTCCCATTGAATCGATCTACAAGCCCTGGACCGGGGATGAAAGCTTTCAGGTGTCCTTTAAAGCTCAAAAGGGGTATCTGATGGGGGATTCCGCACACCATGTTCAGCATATTCTTAAATCTTTTGGTCTGGAAATCCCACTTGAATACACGATGATGCCGGATCACCTGATCATCCTTTTGGAATTGCTGGCCTTTTTGGTGGGGGGAGGTTTTGAAAAAGAGGCTAAGCAGTTTTGCCGGGACCATTTTGACTGGCTGCCGGATTTGCATAGAGCTGTTGAAGCTCTTCCCGTCAATGGACGCCTTTTCATGGCGGCTCTTGCTGAATTAGAAGGCCTTCTCCAAGCTTTCCTGAGTCAGGATCAGAATCATGTACCTTTGCAGGAGATGATTGCGCCGGCCAAGTTTCTGAATTAAATTGGCTCATTACGAGTCAGTTTAAATAAAAAAAGGGGGAAAAAGAATGTTAAAACATCTAAAACAATCAAAAGCCTTAACACTGGTCATTTCTCTGCTGCTTGTTCTCAGTCTCGTTACCGGCTGCGGCTCTGCACCCGCATCCACTACACCTGCCCAACCGCCGGCAAGTCAGGAACCTGTTAAATCGGAAACCCCGGCGCAACCTGAACAACCGGCTGCAACTGCTCCTACCGTAGAGTCCAACACCTTAGGCTGGGATGATTGGTCAGCCAAAATGAAAGGGACCATTAACAAGGATTACTACATCGTAGACTTAAGAACTCCCGATGAAATCAAGCTGGAGAAAGCCTTGGAAGGCTCCATCAACATCGATGCCAATACCACCCTTGGCACCGGCAATACTGATGTTATCGACGAAAAACTGCAAGGTGTAGCTAAAGACGCCGTCGTCCTCGTCCATTGCAAATCCGGGGGAAGAGCAAAAAAGAATCTTCAAGCTTTCTTAGACAAAGGCTATGTCAATGCTTTTGCCCTTGACGGATGGACTGCCTTTGATGCCAAAGGCTACTTTGGTGCAGCGAAAATCACTGCCAGCTCCGAGCAGCTTAAGCCTGATGCCTGGGTAGCGAAAATGCAAGGAACGATTGGTAAAGACTATTATGTCCTCGA comes from Desulfitobacterium chlororespirans DSM 11544 and encodes:
- a CDS encoding FAD-dependent oxidoreductase produces the protein MKKKVLIVGGVAGGASAAARLRRLDEDAEIILFERDDYISFANCGLPYYIGGAITKRERLMVQTPEDMQARFNIDVRIRSEVIQLDADNKKVLVKSQSRGTYEESYDAIILSPGAKALWPNIPGIDSKNILTLRNIPDTDAIKGLVDQKGVQSAIIIGGGFVGVEMAENLRERGLNVTLVEAAPHILAPFDTDMVVLAEKKLVANGIRLILNDGVKSFQDLDNQVEVTLASNTKLQGDLIILAIGVIPDTGFLKESGLELGPKGHLIVNEHMETNLPHVYAAGDAVEVLDYITKTKTAIPLAGPANKQGRIAADNIAGLNSTYKGTQGTSIIKIFELTAASTGANERTLQRANLPYHVIHIHPVSHASYYPNAYPLTLKLIFGADGRIFGAQGIGRDGVDKRIDVIATVIRLGGTVEDLTELELAYAPPFSSAKDPVNMAGYVAQNVLTGQAHMLVWDDLNKIEEEYIFVDVRTKIEFAKGHVEGAINIPVDDLRQRLQELDPAKLIVVYCEVGLRGYFAERILTPRGYRVLNLTGGYTTYSVQGFDPNQALDDYKKGLNPYPCCADEDIIDPDTQTIKHQ
- a CDS encoding rhodanese-like domain-containing protein — translated: MLKHLKQSKALTLVISLLLVLSLVTGCGSAPASTTPAQPPASQEPVKSETPAQPEQPAATAPTVESNTLGWDDWSAKMKGTINKDYYIVDLRTPDEIKLEKALEGSINIDANTTLGTGNTDVIDEKLQGVAKDAVVLVHCKSGGRAKKNLQAFLDKGYVNAFALDGWTAFDAKGYFGAAKITASSEQLKPDAWVAKMQGTIGKDYYVLDARDKSEYDAGHIEGALNFGVRDQFTVDHAATIAKVKEAIPNKDALVLVHCAVGARAKVAQAHLKAEGYTNVIILDNKITIDASGNYKFE
- a CDS encoding 4Fe-4S dicluster domain-containing protein; translation: MADYVMFIDPNRCTGCNACRIACQTQWGLAPTMNFNSLIEQETGKYPKVQRLITPVQCQHCDDAPCQTVCPTGATYKREDGIVLIDAQKCIGCKYCMVACPYNARVINEHGVPEKCRFCAEYVVNGGTPACVSTCMNDVRVFGDLDDPSSPLHELLKNQDLIQLRADLHTKPRIYYAKSKRI
- a CDS encoding TorD/DmsD family molecular chaperone — protein: MNNTCASRQALQNLLQLLAEFFAFPDEEFCAAVRTGLVDLQVKELSQGAGLPRESEFKKDALTYGEWVTAYNHCFLGVQKPFAPPIESIYKPWTGDESFQVSFKAQKGYLMGDSAHHVQHILKSFGLEIPLEYTMMPDHLIILLELLAFLVGGGFEKEAKQFCRDHFDWLPDLHRAVEALPVNGRLFMAALAELEGLLQAFLSQDQNHVPLQEMIAPAKFLN
- the nrfD gene encoding NrfD/PsrC family molybdoenzyme membrane anchor subunit encodes the protein MEKRKYRRSIWTYVSLLLLAFAVAGSINKYLISGEHAFGVSPDVPWGALISGYVFFAVAATGTGLVGSLGHVFRIRKFEVLSKRALLASILLLLAAFIVLAVELSNPFKMVYLLLSPNLSSPILWMGVFYGFYLVLLFGEFFFTMKDNHKAATGIAYVSLVVKLSAIINLGRVFGFTTTRSFWDGYYYPAYMVVSAVVSGAAVLTIIHYLSGKESLGSSQNAQGKDLARTLSQILAGGLLVFALFQAIKVGTSLGSGNQAVAQAAQALISGPMAVPFWLMEVLVGIVAPLLILYRSKFSSPGLSFWAGILTMLGLLFSRLDFVYAGQVVPLQITDAAAKAVHVFNAYAPTWSEWSLIMGAVGLIILVFDYAESKLSLDSHY
- a CDS encoding rhodanese-like domain-containing protein, which encodes MKHRIRFKTLLGVSLLAFALAGCANTSPATVVGPGTSEAPLVEQFESVRQVVDEFLAGDKVAAMTPEELYQIVREGNGHYLLVDIRANQDFVSSNIPGSVSIPYAQTSSPERLESLPKDKTMVVIDYNGHLAAQTAATWNQLGYQTVPLLYGMQSWTQEASPTGYEAFPTQPLNNTLVTDMTTVTLAENTLPEIKYPEGKTQEYIAHTTRTYLDRNYKGVITAEELDSELQQGSADHYLLVDIREPKHYQQGHLEGAVNIPLGQLADSDKVKSYSPDQRIVLIGYDGMDASQGARSLVTLGYDCVALKYGMSYWSAQEAATGAVPVHSLVKEYYQLTPLNYLPPSTGAAGCG
- a CDS encoding ArsR/SmtB family transcription factor; the protein is MDHGYAKYNEVAELLKVLAHPVRLCIVSRLLEMEECNVTTMHTCLNTPQSTISQHLQKLRSAGIVEYRRNGLEIYYKIKNRRITQLVSDVLQEV
- the srrA gene encoding respiratory selenite reductase catalytic subunit SrrA, which translates into the protein MQPISRRSFLKLAAATTTAVALPQALKMDFQAFAEEAKHAEVTRVPSLCNGCSSYCGVWAYVKNGRLWKIEGNDIHMKSRGHICARGHGIAQNVYNPGRVTQPMKRVDDKNNFQPMTWEEAFQEVGAKMKAIVEEHGGDKMVWACHGGKESYAQQFMDIIGSSTYITHYATCFSAKTNIWQNMVGGMFNPDFDQAKTMLFAGRNYAGGIIPAAMKRITEAKAQGAKIIVVDPRFCELATIADEWIPIRPGTDLAFFLGIAHTLITEKLYDQSFMEQYVYGFDEFWMHNKDFNADQAATICGIAADKIREVARELAGSAPQAFLDPGYHGLAAHYQNSNETMMLNIIINALLGNFWKAGGLFPAASTTFGHPEATYYGPVAAKGIRADGAGEVGEYPLVEPSRGIPQRIPDMIEKGRARMVFFYSYNPLRSAPEPEYQKKIKNADLVVSIPYDWNETSLYAAHYILPENHYLERTEHPKVINGNIYWPATQVATRFKALESTTSSLDLLDIMKGLTKAYGIENLYGYTVEEELEVALGPIGVSVDELREKGCIELMPSVLPKEKGLTFGTFTGKIEFSIGAWRKEGYLGVPTWVPPLVEPAGVNEFRLIHGKQPWHSHIMTTNNPYLMAITEEKKGTYMWINSSRAGELGIQEGDWVTVSSDITSKQVQAHITEGLHPECVWLPSTYGTFSEKLELGYGQGVNYNDFIPARIDKKTGHVMGQECIVTITKGGK
- a CDS encoding Crp/Fnr family transcriptional regulator, with product MGGKTKGIVEELIETFSFAQELSYKQIEALVEHSTIQEVPAGTIIAEKGSYCHGLALLLSGELRVAMNSEDGREVTIYHIFKGRICPLSAACVLGDFKGNTVTVTAETDVKVVWVSRRFFARSFAESEPFYRFVINDISNRLFEATEVVDSIAFVPVRKRLAQLLFSSSNSGRSPVYMTHEGFARELGTAREVISRELKGFERLGILTLSRGRLDIKEPKELEKLIQ